In the genome of Pseudomonas fluorescens, the window TCTATGAGTTCTCCCAGCCGCTGATGCGCCAGCTGGGCTTCCCGACGTTGCTCTGCCATCGTCTGATTACTGACGACAGCGGGCGAGTCACTGACTATCAACTGCGTCAGAAAGACCCCAAGCGTCAGTCGGTCCTGGCCTTCAAGAGCCTCTACTACCGGGTGATCGCGGCGGGGGATTCCTACAACGACACCACGATGCTGGGCGAGGCCGATGCCGGGATTCTGTTCCATGCGCCGGACAACGTGATTGCGCAGTTCCCGCAGTTCCCGGCGGTGCATACGTTTGAAGCGTTGAAGCAGGAGTTCATCAAGGCTTCGAACCGGACTCTGAGTGTGTAGTCGTCTGATCTGACGCCTTCGCGGGCAAGCCCGCTCCCACAGGGTTCGGTGATCACCTGTGGGAGCGGGCTTGCTCCGGGCGGCGATCCGACGAAGCTTTTAAAGGTTTTGCAGTGTGTCGAGCAACACCTTCACCTTGGTAATCGATTCCTGATACTCAGCCTGCCACTCCGAGTCCGCAACAATCCCGCCACCGCCCCAGCAACACACCTGCCCGTCCTTGACCAGCAAACTACGGATGGCGATGGAGCTGTCCATCTCGCCCCGCACATCGAGATACAACAATGAACCGCAATACAGTCCGCGTCGGGTCGGCTCCAGCTCGTCGATGATCTGCATGGCGCGAATCTTTGGCGCGCCGGTAATCGAGCCTCCCGGGAAGCTGCCGGCGATCAGGTCCAGGGCGTCGCGCTCATCCGCCAGTTCACCGGTGACGCTGCTCACCAGGTGGTGCACGTTCGGATAGCTTTCCAGGCTGAACAATTCCGGCACCCGTACTGAACCTGTACGGCAGGTACGACCGAGGTCATTGCGCAGCAGGTCGACGATCATCAGGTTTTCCGCCCGGTCCTTGGGGCTGGCCAGCAATTCGGCGGCGTTCGCGGCGTCTTGCTCAGGCGTCAGGCCCCGCGGGCGAGTGCCCTTGATCGGGCGGGTTTCCACATGGCCCTGGCTGATTTTGACGAAGCGTTCCGGCGACAGGCTGAGTACGGCATTGCCATCAGGCAAGCTCTGGAAACCGGAAAAAGGCGTTGGGCACGCTGCGCGCAGTGCGCAGTAAGCGGCCCACGGGTCACCCTGGCAGGGTGCGCGAAACCGTTGGGCGAAATTGACCTGATAACAGTCGCCGGCCTGAATGTACTGCTGGATGCGCTCGATGGCCTGTTGATACTCGTCTGCGCTCAAGTCGGCAGTCATCGGGGTGAGCAGTTTGAAGGGCGCGAGCACTTCCGGGGCAGGCTGGCTGAACAATTCGATCAGGCGCTGACGCTCGCTGTCGGGCAGGGTCGGGTGGAACACCAATTGACTGGTCAGCGAAAGGTGATCGCTGATCAATGCCCAGCTGTACAAGCCGAAACGCGCGTCAGGCAGTTGCAGGTCGTCATGGGCCTGGCTCGGCAGGCGCTCCAGGTGTCGGCCGAAGTCGTAACTCAGGTAGCCGATCAATCCACCGGCAAACGGTAACTCATAAGGTGTCGGCAGACTGGCTTCGCCCAGGCGTGTCAGGTTGTCGCGCAGGCGTTGCAGGAAAGCGTCGCCACTTTCATCGGGCGATACCGTCAGTTGTTCCAGCGGCCAGGCGCTGAGCAGGTCATAGCGACCGCGGTCGGCGCTGGGGCGGCCACTGTCGAGCAGGATGGCGCCGGGAGCATGGCGAATCGCCGCGAAATATTCGGCGGGGTTGGCGCGATAGGGCAGCGGGTGTACGGAGCAGGTCAACATGGGCGGGGGAAGTCAGCCATTGAGGCGGGGTGGCGATTGTAGTCCCCTCGGGGAATTGCTCCTAGAGGGGATGTCGGGGATTGGCAGGTTGGAGGCAGGCATGAGTGCTGTGCAATCTGTCAGATGGTCTTCGCGAGCAGGCTGAACTGGCCTAATAATTCCGGACACCTCTTAAGGGCGATATGATTTCGCCAACTTGGAGGTTCCATGAACGAAAGAAAGGTCTATACCCGCGAGTTCAAGCTGCATGCTGCCAGCATGGTGCTTGATGATAACTGCCCGGTTCCAGAAGTGTGTGCATCGCTGGATATCGGCCCTACCGCTTTACGGCGTTGGGTCGATCAGGTTCGCAAGGAACGCGAGGGACAGCCAGTCAAAGGCACCAAGGCGATTACCGAAGATCAGCGCCAGATCCAGGAACTAAAGGCCAAGATCAAACGCATGGAAATGGAAGCCGAGATCTTAAAAAAGGCTACCGCTCTCTTGATGTCGGATCCCGATCGTTTTCGATGATTGCGGAACTAAGAGAGTCATTCCCGACTGCCATTGTGTGTCGTGTTTTCGATGTGAAGCGCAGCAGCTTTTATGAGTGGCTTCAGCGGCGAGCCAAACCGCGGATCAGACGCGAAGACCTCAAGTTGAAAGTGGTTGAACTGCACAGCGAAAGCCGGGAAGCCATGGGTTCCAGAATGATCAGCAAGAACCTGAAGTCCCAAAACATCGCGATCGGAAGAGGCCTTGTCAGGGCGCTAATGAGGGAGGCCAACATTGTCAGTAAACAACGCCAGCCTCACCCATTCAGATCCAAAGGCGTTGAAGCATTTGTCGCGCCCAATCGACTCAAGCGCAATTTTAAGCCGACTGCAGTTGATCAGGTCTGGTGTGGCGACGTTACCAGCTTGATGGTGGGCGAGCGCTGGGTTCATCTGGCCATCGTGATCGATTTGTTTGCTCGCCGCGTCATTGGCTGGGCGTTTTCGCTGGTCAATGACGCCAACTTGGTCAGCAAGGTGCTACGCATGGCGACAGAGGTGCGAGCGTGTCCTCCTGGACTGATGTTCCATTCAGATCAGGGCTGTCAGTACACCAGTCGCAAGTTTCAAGAAGAACTGAAGCGTCATGGCATTTTGCAAAGCATGAATCATCGCGGGCAGTGCTGGGACAATGCTCCAACGGAGCGTTTTTTCGGCACGCTGAAATCAGAATGGGTGCCTCGTAGTGGCTACAGCAAGATCGAGGAAGCAAAAACCGATATGGTGCGTTTCTTCCTGTACTACAACCGCACCAGGCTCCACAGCTACAACAACTACCTGTCGCCAATAGCCATGGAGCAAAAAGCGGCATAAACACCGTAACCGGTGTCCGGGATTACTTGACCAGTTCAGGCTCGCTCCCACAAAAACGGCGCTGAACCCTGTGGGAGCGAGCCTGCTCGCGAAAGAGGCGACTCGGTTCTGGATCAAATCTCAACCGCAGGAATATGCCCAAACATCTCCTGCACAAACGCCACGCGCTCTTCGACCGTTTCGGTCACGCCATGAGCCTTGAGGTCTTCCAGCCGCGCCTCGACCGCATGAGTACGCAACGTCAGGCCGCAGTCATTGGCAATCTGGATATTCAGCCCCGGCCGGGCGTTGAGTTCCAGGATCAGCGGGCCTTTTTCCTGGTCCAGGACCATGTCGACACCGATGTAGCCCAAGCCGCACAACTCATGACAGCCAGCGGCGAGTTTCATGAAACCGTCCCAGTAGGGCAGTTGCACGCCATCCACTGCATTCGTGGTGTCCGGGTGTTTGTTGATGATGTTGTTCATCCAGGTGCCGCGCAGGGTCAGGCCGGTGGCCAGGTCCACGCCGACACCGATGGCGCCCTGGTGCAGGTTGGCCTTGCCATTGGACTGGCGCGTCGGCAGGCGCAACATGGCCATCACCGGGTAACCCATCAAAACAATGATGCGAATGTCCGGCACGCCTTCATAGCTGATGCTCTTGAAGATCTGGTCCGGAATCACCCGGTATTCGATTAGCGCCCGGTCGCGGTGACCGCCCAGAGAGTACAGGCCGGTCAGGATGCTGGAAACCTGGTGCTCGATTTCCTCATGGCTGATGATCCGGCCGGACACCGTGCGGTAACGCCCTTCAAAGCGGTCGGCGATCACCAGGATGCCATCACCGCCAGCGCCCTGGGCAGGTTTGATCACGAAGTCACTGCGTGCGCCAATGATCTCTTCGAGATTGTCGATTTCCTTCTCGGTGGAGATCACGCCATACAACTCGGGCACATGGATGCCGGCGGCAATGGCGCGTTCCTTAGTGATGATCTTGTCATCGACGATCGGGTACAGGCTGCGCTTGTTGTACTTGAGCACGTAGTCTGCGTTGCGCCGATTGATCCCCATGATGCCCCGGGCTTCCAGGGCCTTCCAGGTCTTCCAGTAGCCGAACATCAGGCGTCAGCCTTCTTCAGGAAGGCCTTGAAACGCACCAGCTCGGTCAGGCGGTAACCGCGATAACGACCCATGGCCAGCATGAAGCCCACCAGGATCAGCAGGATCGCCGGGAAAGTGAACACGAAGTACACCAGTTCCGGCACGGTCATGATCAGGTGTGCCAGGGACGCGGCGAACAGCGTGCCGATGGCCACTTTCATGGCATGGCCACCGCCGCGTTCTTCCCAGGTGATCGACAGGCGTTCGATGGTCATGGTCAGGATCACCATCGGGAACAGCGCCACCGACAAGCCGCGTTCCAGGCCGAGTTTATGGCTGAGCAGGCTGATGGCCGCAATCAGCACCACCACGAACGTCAGTACCACCGACAGCCTCGGCAGCATTTGCAGTTTCAGGTGTTCGAGATAGGAGCGCAGCGACAGGCCGAGCGTCGTGATGATGGTAAACAGCACGATACCGAAACCGAGCTGGGTTTCGCGGAAGGCCAGGGCGATCAGTACCGGGGTGAAGGTGCCCAGGGTCTGGATGCCGATCAGGTTGCGCAGGATCAGGATCACCAACACGCCGATCGGGATCATCACCATGATCATGAAGGTCTGCTGGGTTTGCAGCGGCAGGCCGTACAACGAATATTCGAGGAAGTTGGCGTCGGTGTTTTCATCGGTCAGCTTGGCCAGGCGAATGGCGTTCATTTCGCTGTTGTTCAGGCTGAAGGTCACGTTGGCTTTCTTGCCGCCATCGACGGTGATCAGGTTTTCATCGCCGCTCCACCACAGCAGGCGGTCGGTCGGCAGGCCCTGTTCACCGGATTCCGGGTTGAAGTACAGCCAGTCGGTGCCATTGAAACTGCGCAGCCACAGTTCCGGTATTTGCGGCTGGTCGGCCACCAGGCGGATGGTGTGGACCTTCTCGATCGGTACGTGGGCGATGGACAACAGCAACTCGACGATTTTCGCCTTGTGCGCCGCGGATGGATCACCGGCCAGCAGCAGTTTCACGTTGTCGTCGTTGAGGTTGTTGACCCGCTTGATGGCTTCGCCGACGAAGGTTTCGACGTCGGCCGAGTGTTGGCGAATCGGTGCGAGCAGGGCTTCGGCGGCGATTTTTTCCGGGCCTTCGATAGTCATGCTGTCGCGAAAGGTCGGGCCTTTGATCTTGGCTTTCTCGCCGGAATAACGCTTGGTCAGCACCAGGCGGTAATACAGCGTCTGATTGCCTTTGGCCCGGCGTGCCGACCAGGTGACCTTGCGGTTGCCATCGACCCGGTTCACGGCCACGCCGTAGTTGTTGGAGATGAAGCTCTCGTTGAGGCTGACGAAGTCGCGGCTCAGCGGCGGCACGAACATCTGGATCTTGACCGGGTCCTTGGCACTGGCGACGAACTCGACCTTGGCGTCGATGTTCCACAGGTCGTCGGTGGCGTCTTCGGTCACCGGGATGCCCAGTACGAAGATCTGATAGGCCGTAACTGAAATGCCCAGCACCACCAGGATGGCGATCAGCAGTTTCAGGTGAAGGGTAAGAGAGCGCATTTGAATTACTCGGCGGTATGAGCGTCGGTGGTGCAGGCGGGTTTGCCGGCAGCATATTTAAGGCTGGGGTCAACCAGTGCATCGAAGCGCTTGAGTGCTTCGGAGCCAATCAGGAGCGGATATTGGAACGCGCTGCGGTCGGTCAGGTTCACTTCGATGCTGCGCAGGGCCGAGCCCATGCAGATGTCCAGTTCGATCACCGGGCGGGCGGTGTACTTCTTGCCTTCCTCCGGGTCGTAGTCGCCGGCCCGGCGCTTGATCTTGCTGACACGGGCCAGCGGGCGTTCGATCGGGTGCGAATGGGCGGCGTCGATGGCCAGGTAAAAACGTACCCACGACTCGCCGTTGCGTTTGAAACGTTTGATATCCCGTGCACTCAGGGAAGCGGTTTTCGCCCCGGTGTCGAGTTTGGCCGCCACTTCCAGATCGATGCCGTTGAGCGATGCGTACTCATTCAGGCCATACACGGTCTTTTCCCCGGCCATTGCGAAGCCGGGCAGGCAAAGGAAATAAAGGAAGGTGGGGAAGGGCTTGAGTCTCATAAATCCTGGTGCGCAGCGGTCCGACTTGATTCAAGGCCCTGGCATCGCTGCGCAAGCTCCCTCGTATGCCTGTCAGGGTTTTATGACAGGCAGTGCAGATGTGACAAACAAATGCGGGCGGCATTCTAGCACGGTGGTTTGATGGCGCCAGCGCTGGCCGGTGGCTATAAATAGACGGGTTGCTTCGTTATGGTGCAACCGGTTATCAGAAGATTGTCGACAATATATATTTATCCTTTGACTGCATCGCCTGTATTCGTTAGTTTTTACGGCATTGGCTCACAAGGTGTCGACAATATGCTGGATCAACTCGATCCCCCGGTTTCTACGCAAGACGATACGGAGACGCTTTCCGAGAATGTCTTCCGACGCATTCAGGCGGCTATCGTCAAAGGCGATATCGCGCCGGGCAGCAAAATCTCCGAGCCGGAACTGGCGCGCACCTACGGCATCAGCCGTGGCCCGCTGCGCGAGGCCATCCACCGTCTGGAAGGCCAGCGCCTGCTGGTTCGCGTGCCGCATGTCGGCGCTCGGGTGGTGTCGCTCAACCACGCCGAACTGATTGAACTATACGAAATCCGCGAATCCCTGGAAGGCATGGCCTGTCGCCTGGCCGCCGAGCGCATGAGCCTCGAAGAAATCGACGAACTGCGTCGGGTCCTGGAAACCCACGAGCGCGATGAGGCGTTTCAGGCCGGGAGAGGCTATTACCAGCAGGAAGGCGATTTCGACTTCCATTACCGAATCATCCAGGGCAGCGGCAACCGCACGCTGACCCAAATGCTCTGTGGCGAGCTGTATCAACTGGTGCGCATGTACCGCATCCAGTTTTCCACCACGCCCAATCGCCCGCACCAGGCGTTCGCCGAGCACCACCGAATTCTCGATGCCATTGCCGACCGTGACGGTGAACTGGCCGAGTTGTTGATGCGCCGTCACATCGGCGCCTCCAAACGCAACATCGCCCGTCATTACCAGGACGGCGCTAACCCGACAGCCAAACGAGGTGAGTCATGAGTTTGAACAAGAGCACTCCAGGCCAGCGTTTCCGCGATGCGGTCGCCAGCGAGCATCCATTGCAAGTGGTCGGCGCGATCAACGCCAACCATGCGCTGCTGGCCAAGCGCGCCGGTTTCAAGGCGATCTACCTGTCGGGTGGCGGGGTGGCTGCCGGCTCCCTCGGCGTGCCGGACCTGGGCATCACCGGCCTGGATGACGTGCTGACCGACGTGCGCCGTATCACCGATGTTTGCGACCTGCCGCTGCTGGTGGACGTGGACACCGGTTTCGGTTCCTCGGCGTTCAACGTCGCTCGCACCGTCAAGTCGATGATCAAGTTTGGCGCCGCAGCGATTCACATCGAAGACCAGGTCGGCGCCAAGCGCTGCGGTCACCGTCCTAACAAGGAAATCGTGACCCAGCAGGAAATGATCGACCGCATCAAGGCGGCCGTCGATGCCCGTACCGATGACAGCTTCGTGATCATGGCCCGTACCGACGCCCTGGCGGTGGAAGGCCTGGAGTCTGCCCTGGATCGCGCCGCTGCGTGCATCGAGGCCGGCGCCGACATGGTGTTCCCGGAAGCCATCACCGAGCTTGAAATGTACAAGCTGTTCGCCAGCCGTGTGAAAGCGCCGATCCTGGCCAACATCACCGAGTTCGGCGCGACGCCGCTGTACACCACCGAACAGCTGGCCGCTGCCGACGTATCGCTGGTGCTGTACCCGCTGTCGGCGTTCCGTGCCATGAACAAGGCCGCGGAAAACGTCTACACCGCGATCCGTCGCGACGGCACTCAACAAAACGTCATCGACACCATGCAGACCCGCATGGAGCTTTACGATCGCATCGACTACCACACCTTCGAGCAGAAGCTCGATGCGTTGTTCGCCGCGAAAAAGTAAGTCGAATAACTCCCTAATAAATTCAAGAAATTGGAGGCAGAAATGGCCGAAGCAAAAGTACTCAGTGGCGCCGGGCTCCGTGGCCAGGTAGCCGGGCAAACCGCACTGTCCACCGTGGGCCAGTCGGGTGCCGGTCTGACCTATCGTGGTTATGACGTCCGTGAACTGGCGGCAGACGCGCAGTTTGAAGAAGTGGCCTACCTGCTGCTGTACGGCGAACTGCCGAGCAAAGCGCAACTGGCAGCCTACGTTGCCAAACTGAGCAAGCTGCGTGACCTGCCGCAAGCGCTGAAAGAAGTGCTGGAACGCATCCCCGCCGACGCCCACCCGATGGACGTGATGCGCACTGGCTGCTCGTTCCTGGGCAATCTGGAGCCGGAGAACGACTTCTCCGAGCAGCACGACAAGACCGACCGCCTGCTGGCTGCGTTCCCGGCGATCATGACTTACTGGTATCGCTTCAGCCACGAAGGCAAGCGCATCGATTGCGTGAGCGACGAGCAGTCCATCGGTGGCCACTTCCTGCACCTGCTGCACGGCAAGAAGCCGAGCGAGCTGCACGTGAAGGTGATGAACGTTTCGCTGATCCTCTACGCAGAGCACGAGTTCAACGCGTCGACCTTCACCGCACGTGTTTGCGCATCGACCCTGTCCGACCTGTATTCGTGCATCACTGCGGCCATCGGCTCGCTGCGCGGCCCGCTGCACGGCGGCGCCAACGAAGCGGCGATGGAAATGATCGAGCGCTTCTTGTCGCCGGAAGACGCGATCAAGGGCACCCTCGGCATGCTCGAGCGCAAGGACAAGATCATGGGCTTCGGCCACGCGATCTATAAGGACAACGATCCGCGCAACGAGGTGATCAAGGGCTGGTCGAAAAAGCTCGCCGACGAAGTGGGCGACAAGGTGTTGTTCCCGGTGTCCGAAGCCATCGACAAGACCATGTGGGAGCAGAAGAAACTGTTCCCGAACGCCGACTTCTACCATGCCTCGGCGTACCACTTCATGGGCATCCCGACCAAGTTGTTCACACCGATCTTCGTCTGCTCGCGCCTGACCGGCTGGGCCGCCCACGTGTACGAACAACGTGCCAACAACCGCATCATCCGTCCAAGCGCCGAGTACACCGGCGTTGAACAGCGCAAGTTCGTACCAATCGAACAACGCTGAATGGTGGAGGCCTGAACCTCGGCAACTGAAGGAACCGAGAACCTGTGGGAGCGAGCCTGCTCGCGAAGACGGACTGACATTCAACATCGATGTTGACTGATATACCGCTTTCGCGAGCAGGCTCGCTCCCACAGTGGATAGTGTGACCTTCAGTACTGGTGCCAGGCCCCACCTTTTGTAACTACCGTGACCGAGTCCTGACGATGAACACTGAATTCCGCAAATCGCTGCCCGGCAGCCACCTGGATTACTTCGACGTCCGCGCGGCAGTCGAGGCGATCCAGCCTGGCGCCTACGACACCCTGCCGTACACCTCCCGTGTGCTGGCGGAAAACCTTGTGCGTCGCTGCGACCCGGCCACGCTCACCGAATCCCTGAAGCAATTCATCGAGCGCAAACGCGACCTCGACTTCCCGTGGTTCCCGGCCCGCGTGGTGTGCCACGACATCCTCGGCCAGACCGCTTTGGTCGACCTCGCCGGCCTGCGTGACGCCATCGCCCTGCAAGGCGGTGACCCAGCGCAAGTCAACCCGGTGGTGCCGACCCAACTGATCGTCGACCACTCCCTGGCCGTCGAGCGCGGTGGTTTCGATCCAGAGGCGTTCGAGAAGAACCGCGCCATCGAAGACCGTCGCAACGAAGACCGGTTCCACTTCATCAACTGGACCAAGAAGGCGTTCAAGAACGTCGACGTGATCCCGCCGGGCAACGGCATCATGCACCAGATCAACCTGGAGAAAATGTCTCCGGTGATCCAGGTGCGTGACGGCGTGGCCTTCCCTGATACCTGCGTCGGCACCGACAGCCACACCCCGCACGTCGATGCGTTGGGCGTGATCGCCATCGGTGTCGGTGGTCTCGAAGCCGAAAGCGTGATGCTCGGCCGCGCATCGTGGATGCGTCTGCCGGAAAGCGTTGGCGTCGAATTGACTGGCAAGCTGCAACCGGGCATCACCGCCACCGACATGGTGCTGGCGCTGACCGAGTTCCTGCGCAAGCAAAAAGTGGTTGGCGCGTGGCTGGAGTTCTTCGGCGAAGGCGCATCAAAGCTGACCCTTGGCGACCGCGCGACCATCTCCAACATGGCTCCGGAATACGGCGCCACCGCGGCGATGTTCTACATCGACCAGCAGACCATCGACTACCTCAAGCTCACCGGCCGTGAAGACGAGCAGGTGCAGCTGGTCGAGAACTACGCCAAGCAGACCGGCCTGTGGGCTGACAGCCTCAAAGGCGCGCAATACGAGCGCGGCCTGACCTTCGACCTGTCCTCGGTTGTGCGCAACATGGCTGGCCCAAGCAACCCGCACGCCCGTGTCGCGGTTTCGGATCTGGCAGCCAAAGGCATCTCCGGCCAATGGGACGATGTGCCGGGCCAGATGCCGGACGGCGCGGTGATCATCGCCGCCATCACCAGCTGCACCAACACCAGCAACCCGCGCAACGTGATCGCCGCCGGCTTGCTGGCGCGCAACGCCAACAAGCTCGGCCTGACCCGCAAGCCATGGGTCAAGTCGTCCCTGGCACCGGGTTCGAAAACCGTGGCGCTGTACCTCGATGAAGCCGGTTTGACTAAAGAACTGGACCAGCTCGGTTTCGGCGTCGTGGCTTTCGCCTGCACCACTTGCAACGGCATGTCCGGTGCACTGGACCCGGTGATCCAGCAAGAGATCATCGACCGCGACCTGTACGCCACTGCCGTGTTGTCCGGTAACCGTAACTTCGACGGGCGGATTCACCCGTACGCCAAGCAGGCGTTCCTCGCGTCGCCGCCATTGGTCGTCGCTTACGCCATCGCCGGCACCATCCGTTTCGACATCGAAAAGGATGTGCTGGGCGTAGTGGATGGCAAGGAAATCCGTCTGAAAGACATCTGGCCGAGCGACGAAGAAATCGACGCAGTGGTCAAGGCTTCGGTGAAGCCGGAGCAGTTCCGTCAGGTGTACATCCCGATGTTCGCCATCCACGAAGACACCGGCCCGAAAGTCGCGCCGCTGTACGACTGGCGTGAAATGAGCACCTACATCCGCCGTCCGCCGTACTGGGAAGGCGCGCTGGCCGGCGCTCGTCCGCTCAAGGGCATGCGTCCGCTGGCAGTGCTGCCGGACAACATCACCACCGATCACCTGTCGCCGTCCAACGCCATCATGCTCGACAGCGCCGCTGGCGAATACCTGGCGAAAATGGGCCTGCCGGAAGAGGACTTCAACTCTTACGCGACTCACCGTGGTGACCACCTGACCGCGCAGCGTGCGACGTTCGCCAACCCGAAACTGTTCAACGAAATGGTTCAGGAAGACGGCAAGGTCAAGCAAGGTTCGCTGGCCCGCGTCGAGCCGGAAGGCAAAGTAATGCGCATGTGGGAAGCCATCGAGACCTACATGGATCGCAAGCAGCCGCTGATCATCATTGCCGGTGCCGACTACGGTCAGGGTTCGTCCCGCGACTGGGCGGCCAAGGGCGTGCGCCTGGCGGGTGTGGAAGCGATTGCCGCCGAAGGTTTCGAGCGCATTCACCGCACCAACCTGGTGGGCATGGGCGTGTTGCCGCTGGAGTTCAAAGCGGGCACCAACCGTCACACCCTGGCCATCGACGGCAGCGAAACCTACGACGTGATTGGCGACCGCACTCCACGTGCCGACCTGACGCTGGTGATCCATCGCAAGAACGGCGAACGCGTCGATGTGCCGGTGACCTGCCGCCTCGACACCGCTGAAGAAGTGTCGATCTACGAAGCCGGTGGCGTGCTGCAACGCTTCGCCCAGGACTTCCTCGAAGAATCGGCGGTTGCCGTCTAAAACAAGCTGTGCAGACGCGGGACTTTGAGTCCCGTGTCTGTTTTCAGATCAGGAGTAAGCAGCACCATGGCTCACGCAGCTCAGATCAAGATTCCCGCCACCTACATGCGCGGCGGCACCAGCAAGGGCGTGTTTTTCAGCCTGACGGATTTGCCAGAAGCGGCACAGGTTCCAGGCCCGGCCCGCGATGCCTTGTTGCTGCGCGTGATCGGCAGCCCCGATCCGTACGACAAGCAAATCGACGGCATGGGCGGCGCGACCTCCAGCACCAGCAAAACCGTGATCCTGTCGAAGAGCATCAAGGCTGATCACGACGTCGATTACCTGTTCGGCCAGGTCTCCATCGACAAGCCTTTCGTGGACTGGAGCGGCAACTGCGGCAACCTGTCGGCGGCGGTCGGTTCGTTCGCCGTCAGCAATGGCCTGGTGGACGCCAGCCGCATCCCGCACAACGGCGTGGCTGTGGTTCGCGTGTGGCAGGCCAACATCGGCAAGACCATCATCGCCCATGTGCCGATCACCAATGGTGAAGTGCAGGAGACCGGTGATTTCGAACTCGACGGCGTGACCTTCCCGGCGGCCGAAGTGCAGATCGAGTTCCTTGATCCGGCAGCGGACGAAGAGGGTGGTGGCGGTTCGATGTTCCCTACCGGCAACCTGGTGGATGACCTGGAAGTACCCGGCGTCGGTACCTTCAAGGCGACCATGATCAACGCTGGCATCCCGACGATTTTCGTCAATGCCGAAGACATCGGCTACAAGGGCACCGAGTTGCAGGGTGCGATCAATGGCGACCCGAAAGCCTTGCTCATGTTCGAAACCATTCGCGCTTACGGCGCATTGCGCATGGGCCTGATTTCCAACATCGACGAAGCGGCCAAACGCCAACACACGCCAAAAGTGGCCTTCGTGGCCAAGCCGGCGGACTACGTGGCGTCCAGCGGCAAGGCGATTGCCGCAGGCGATGTCGACCTGCTGGTGCGTGCAC includes:
- the thrH gene encoding bifunctional phosphoserine phosphatase/homoserine phosphotransferase ThrH — encoded protein: MEIACLDLEGVLVPEIWIAFAEKTGIESLRATTRDIPDYDVLMKQRLRILDEHGLKLSDIQEVIATLKPLDGAIEFVDWLRERFQVVILSDTFYEFSQPLMRQLGFPTLLCHRLITDDSGRVTDYQLRQKDPKRQSVLAFKSLYYRVIAAGDSYNDTTMLGEADAGILFHAPDNVIAQFPQFPAVHTFEALKQEFIKASNRTLSV
- the pabB gene encoding aminodeoxychorismate synthase component I, with the protein product MLTCSVHPLPYRANPAEYFAAIRHAPGAILLDSGRPSADRGRYDLLSAWPLEQLTVSPDESGDAFLQRLRDNLTRLGEASLPTPYELPFAGGLIGYLSYDFGRHLERLPSQAHDDLQLPDARFGLYSWALISDHLSLTSQLVFHPTLPDSERQRLIELFSQPAPEVLAPFKLLTPMTADLSADEYQQAIERIQQYIQAGDCYQVNFAQRFRAPCQGDPWAAYCALRAACPTPFSGFQSLPDGNAVLSLSPERFVKISQGHVETRPIKGTRPRGLTPEQDAANAAELLASPKDRAENLMIVDLLRNDLGRTCRTGSVRVPELFSLESYPNVHHLVSSVTGELADERDALDLIAGSFPGGSITGAPKIRAMQIIDELEPTRRGLYCGSLLYLDVRGEMDSSIAIRSLLVKDGQVCCWGGGGIVADSEWQAEYQESITKVKVLLDTLQNL
- a CDS encoding transposase — translated: MNERKVYTREFKLHAASMVLDDNCPVPEVCASLDIGPTALRRWVDQVRKEREGQPVKGTKAITEDQRQIQELKAKIKRMEMEAEILKKATALLMSDPDRFR
- a CDS encoding IS3 family transposase → MIAELRESFPTAIVCRVFDVKRSSFYEWLQRRAKPRIRREDLKLKVVELHSESREAMGSRMISKNLKSQNIAIGRGLVRALMREANIVSKQRQPHPFRSKGVEAFVAPNRLKRNFKPTAVDQVWCGDVTSLMVGERWVHLAIVIDLFARRVIGWAFSLVNDANLVSKVLRMATEVRACPPGLMFHSDQGCQYTSRKFQEELKRHGILQSMNHRGQCWDNAPTERFFGTLKSEWVPRSGYSKIEEAKTDMVRFFLYYNRTRLHSYNNYLSPIAMEQKAA
- a CDS encoding alpha-L-glutamate ligase-like protein produces the protein MFGYWKTWKALEARGIMGINRRNADYVLKYNKRSLYPIVDDKIITKERAIAAGIHVPELYGVISTEKEIDNLEEIIGARSDFVIKPAQGAGGDGILVIADRFEGRYRTVSGRIISHEEIEHQVSSILTGLYSLGGHRDRALIEYRVIPDQIFKSISYEGVPDIRIIVLMGYPVMAMLRLPTRQSNGKANLHQGAIGVGVDLATGLTLRGTWMNNIINKHPDTTNAVDGVQLPYWDGFMKLAAGCHELCGLGYIGVDMVLDQEKGPLILELNARPGLNIQIANDCGLTLRTHAVEARLEDLKAHGVTETVEERVAFVQEMFGHIPAVEI
- a CDS encoding inactive transglutaminase family protein, whose protein sequence is MRSLTLHLKLLIAILVVLGISVTAYQIFVLGIPVTEDATDDLWNIDAKVEFVASAKDPVKIQMFVPPLSRDFVSLNESFISNNYGVAVNRVDGNRKVTWSARRAKGNQTLYYRLVLTKRYSGEKAKIKGPTFRDSMTIEGPEKIAAEALLAPIRQHSADVETFVGEAIKRVNNLNDDNVKLLLAGDPSAAHKAKIVELLLSIAHVPIEKVHTIRLVADQPQIPELWLRSFNGTDWLYFNPESGEQGLPTDRLLWWSGDENLITVDGGKKANVTFSLNNSEMNAIRLAKLTDENTDANFLEYSLYGLPLQTQQTFMIMVMIPIGVLVILILRNLIGIQTLGTFTPVLIALAFRETQLGFGIVLFTIITTLGLSLRSYLEHLKLQMLPRLSVVLTFVVVLIAAISLLSHKLGLERGLSVALFPMVILTMTIERLSITWEERGGGHAMKVAIGTLFAASLAHLIMTVPELVYFVFTFPAILLILVGFMLAMGRYRGYRLTELVRFKAFLKKADA
- a CDS encoding ATP-dependent zinc protease, with the protein product MRLKPFPTFLYFLCLPGFAMAGEKTVYGLNEYASLNGIDLEVAAKLDTGAKTASLSARDIKRFKRNGESWVRFYLAIDAAHSHPIERPLARVSKIKRRAGDYDPEEGKKYTARPVIELDICMGSALRSIEVNLTDRSAFQYPLLIGSEALKRFDALVDPSLKYAAGKPACTTDAHTAE
- a CDS encoding GntR family transcriptional regulator, giving the protein MLDQLDPPVSTQDDTETLSENVFRRIQAAIVKGDIAPGSKISEPELARTYGISRGPLREAIHRLEGQRLLVRVPHVGARVVSLNHAELIELYEIRESLEGMACRLAAERMSLEEIDELRRVLETHERDEAFQAGRGYYQQEGDFDFHYRIIQGSGNRTLTQMLCGELYQLVRMYRIQFSTTPNRPHQAFAEHHRILDAIADRDGELAELLMRRHIGASKRNIARHYQDGANPTAKRGES